TGGCAATTTTTTCGACTGGTGATGAGTTAGTACCAATCGATCAACCCTTGCAATCAGGGCAGATTGTGGATTCTAATCAGTATGCACTGGCAGCTTTGGTAAAAGAGAGTGGCGCAGAACCATTACTATTAGGAATTGTGAAAGACGATCCAGTTGCTCTAGAGAAAGTTATTACCCATGCAATTGCGATCGCCGATCTAGTTATTTCTTCTGGTGGTGTCTCAGTAGGAGATTATGACTATGTTGACAAAATTTTACAGTCCCTAAGCGCAAAAATCCACATTCGCTCTGTAGAAATGAGGCCAGGAAAACCCCTCACTGTCGCCACCTTCCCTAGTACAGACGCGATTAATCGCGTCTCTTCCCACTCTCCACTCTATTTTGGTTTACCAGGAAATCCTGCGGCTGTGTTAGTGACATTTTGGCAGTTTGTGCTACCAGCCATCAAGAAACTTTCGGGAATTACTGAAGGTTGGGAACCGGCATTTTTGAAAGTGCGATCGCATCATGAATTGCGATCGGATGGCAAGCGGGAAACTTACCTTTGGGGTAAATTGCATTTAATTGATGGTGTCTATGAATTTTACAAAGCTGGTGGTAGTAGCAGTTCCGGCAATTTAATTAATTTAGCTCAAACCAATGCCTTAGCTGTCCTCCCAATGGGTAAAACATTAATTTCCCCACAAGAAGAGGTGCAAGTTTTGCAGCTTGTCAATGGGGAGTGAGGGAGCAGGGGGAGCAGGGGGAGCAGGGGGAGCAGGGGGAGCAGGGGGACAAGGAGGATAAGGGAGACAAGGGGGAATTATTGAATAGTCTCTTCCTTGTCTCCTCGCTCCCCCTTGTCTCTTCTTCATGCCCAATGTCCAATATTAAAATATCTGCTCAAAAGCCTCAATCAGGCTGTTAACTTCCTCAAGGGTGTTGTAATGCACCATACTCACTCTGACTATTCCACCTTGCGAGGCTAACCCCAGATATTCAATAAGCCGTTTAGCATAAAAGTCGCCGTAGCGAATCCCGATATAATGTTGGTCAATTTTTGCCGGAATAGTTGAGCTATTCATTCCATCTACTACAAAAGATATAGTCGGCACACGGCATTGACGGTCAGCCTTTGATTGACCAATAACTCGCACATTAGGCTTACTATTGAGGTAGTTTAACAGGCGATCGCTAATCTGTTCTTCATGTATGCTAATTAAATCAAACGCTTGCACCATCTGACTTCTCAAATCAAGTGCAGTTTGATCGCCGTAGTGCAGTTGTGCTAACTCACTTAAATAATCGCATAAACCTAACATTCCATAACTTAATTCAAAATTGACATTCCCCAACTGAAACTTATAAGGTATATCTGTCTGTTGAATAAAATAATGATTAAGTCCAGGCAATCTTAATAAATGTTCTTCTTTGCCATAAAGTAAGGCATGGTGCGGGCCATAGACTTTATAACAACTCAAAACATAGAAATCAACATCTAAATCTTGGACATCAACTAATCTGTGTGGTGCATAAGCTACACCATCTACACAAATCATCGCATTGCGATCGCGTACAAAGGCAGCAATTTCTTTAATTGGGTTGATAGTTCCCAGAACATTAGAAGCATGAGTCAAGGCTACTAATTTAGTGCGTTGACTCATCAACGGTTCCAAATCTGCTAAATGAAGTTCTAAGGTATCTGGGCAAATTTGCCACACTTTAACCTTTATTCCTTGTTTTTCCAGAGCGACCCAAGCACCAATATTGGCTTCATGGTCACAATTAGTAACAATAATTTCATCACCAGGTTTAAAGGTTTGACCCAGACAAATTGAGAGAACTTTCAACATCATTGTTGTAGATGGGCCCATAACCACTTCTTTATAAGAATTGGCATTAATAAAAGTAGCCATTCCCCTAGTTGCTAGAGCTAATCGTTGTCCTGCAAGTTCGGAAACTGCGTAAGAAGCTCCCAACTGGACATCAGAACTTAGGAGAAATTCGCTAATTCTATCTACTACCTTTTTCAGGGTTTGTGAACCACCAGCATTATCAAAAAAAGTCCATTCACCTGCTAGGGCGGGAAAATATTGACGAACTTTATCAAGATTCAGAAGCATAATATAAGTTTTATAGAGAATGTTCTTTACCCTAGCCTACCTTTGCTTAAGTTGCCCAGAGAGCATCTACATCCTCATTTTGCTATTTACAGCTTGTTGTAGCAGCCTTCTTAGTCTCCAAAAATCTCTCTAGAGGGGGTATACTTGGGAACTCAAAGAGTATCTTACTGACATACATAACTTCCAGCAAGGGTTAATGTCTTGATTCTTCACAATTCTCGCCAATTTTATTTGATAAGTTTAAG
This Nostoc sp. KVJ3 DNA region includes the following protein-coding sequences:
- the glp gene encoding gephyrin-like molybdotransferase Glp is translated as MVSVSDAQAIILNLVQPLDRLRDTEIVNLLAADSRILAVPVTSPLDFPHWDNSAMDGYAVRYEDVQHSSAEQPTVLEIVEDIPAGYQPNSTIQPGEAARIFTGALMPAGADTIVIQERTRRDENRVHILAAPKPQEFVRHKASFYQAGTQLLPAGIKLNASEIAVLAAAQCPQLSVYRRPRVAIFSTGDELVPIDQPLQSGQIVDSNQYALAALVKESGAEPLLLGIVKDDPVALEKVITHAIAIADLVISSGGVSVGDYDYVDKILQSLSAKIHIRSVEMRPGKPLTVATFPSTDAINRVSSHSPLYFGLPGNPAAVLVTFWQFVLPAIKKLSGITEGWEPAFLKVRSHHELRSDGKRETYLWGKLHLIDGVYEFYKAGGSSSSGNLINLAQTNALAVLPMGKTLISPQEEVQVLQLVNGE
- a CDS encoding cysteine desulfurase-like protein, with protein sequence MLLNLDKVRQYFPALAGEWTFFDNAGGSQTLKKVVDRISEFLLSSDVQLGASYAVSELAGQRLALATRGMATFINANSYKEVVMGPSTTMMLKVLSICLGQTFKPGDEIIVTNCDHEANIGAWVALEKQGIKVKVWQICPDTLELHLADLEPLMSQRTKLVALTHASNVLGTINPIKEIAAFVRDRNAMICVDGVAYAPHRLVDVQDLDVDFYVLSCYKVYGPHHALLYGKEEHLLRLPGLNHYFIQQTDIPYKFQLGNVNFELSYGMLGLCDYLSELAQLHYGDQTALDLRSQMVQAFDLISIHEEQISDRLLNYLNSKPNVRVIGQSKADRQCRVPTISFVVDGMNSSTIPAKIDQHYIGIRYGDFYAKRLIEYLGLASQGGIVRVSMVHYNTLEEVNSLIEAFEQIF